Below is a genomic region from Canis lupus familiaris isolate Mischka breed German Shepherd chromosome 25, alternate assembly UU_Cfam_GSD_1.0, whole genome shotgun sequence.
TACAATGCTGAAAGTGAGCCAGTTGGGGGAGGAGCTGGAGCCTGAAAACAACCGCCcccaaataaaattatgaatgggCTGCCTCTACAACAATACTgaaggtgtggggaggggggagcattGGGTCTGTTGACAAGCAGCAAGGTCAGGGCCCCCGCCAGCACCGTAAACAAGGACTCACAATGCCCTCCTTTCCTCCAGGAGCCAGCTCCTCTCCTGGCCCTGGTCCCCTGGGCCTCGACCTGCTCTGTCCCTCATCCTTGCAGGAGTCTGTCACTGAAAAGCCACCGTTACTTCCTCAGGGAAAGGCCCAGCCTTTTGTGAGCTCTTACTTCCTCCTCCTGTGGGAACCACTCTTGGGGCTGTGACATCTGCTTCAAGGCAGCTTTCTCAGGGGGCCCAAGGTGGGAAAAGAGGAGGGGTGctggctgcagggcaggggggctACAACCTGTCTGGGCTGGGATTGTCATCACGAGGCCTGAGGAGGGAGAACAATGaggggagccccagggccccCCCCTCGGGGTAGATGCTGGTGCAAGCTTCCTCTTCCCACAAGCCtgctcttttgtgtgtgtgtttattgggGGGTCAGGGGaattcttttgtttgcttttgtttcccttttttttttttttttttttggtttggccTTTGGTTAGCCCCAGGCTCGGACTAGGGAGTGTGGAGGGGCAGTGATGCCACCAGAGTTCTTCGGAGAACTCCCTGAAGGAGTGGACAGAGAACTGGCATGGGAATGAAGGTAGTGATGGCTTTTGTGGGGGAGAGGTTGTGTGGGGTGAGTTTTAGGGTTTCATGGGCCAGAAAAGTAAGATGCTGGGACATAGTCACCAGATGCTTTTATGACCTATAGACCCTTTGAGCTGTGTGTGTGAGGCATCTGTGTAGTGCAACTGAGACCCTTAGCAAAAGCCACACACAAGATAAGTGCTTGATGACTAGCTGAAGGCCATGTGGAGGGGTGCAGGGTCAAGAGCTCTATCTTCAGGGGTATCCTGGAGTCTGTGACTTAGTCACTCCTTAGTTCCATGCTTGGGTCCAAGGAAGCCCTGCCAACATTCTACTGTATATGTCACCACCCGTGCTCCCTGTGGTTGGGACATACATGGTAGACTGATCAAAGAACACCCAAGGGACCCCAGAGAAGTCGCACCACTTGGGAGAGAGACTGTTTTGATTTTAGTTATCTACAAGAGCTCAGGGTGCTGAGAGGCTTAGCTATGATGAGAGCTCCATTTTCTAGAAAAGCTTCCAGCCCCCATGAAAAGAGTGGCAGGAGTCAGAAGAGCAGTTGCCCCTGGTTGCAAAGTTCAACCTGACTTTCCTACCAGCTGAATGTAGGCAAGTTTTCTACCATGCACTGAAGCTTATATAGATGCAGTATGGACATTTCCATTCTCTTGAGCTCGTATCTGAGAGGACATGCATAAGTAATTAAGGTGAAGGGAGCAGTCCTTTTTGGTCCTTAGGGAACAATTTAGAAAGATTTCCCAGGAATTATCTCTGAAAAATTGGAATGGGAGACCTCCACTTCCCTAGCTGAAGTGCCCATGGTTTCTGGGAATGCGTCAGCTTCCTTCCAGAGCTGTGAGTCTTAGCTCTAGCTGCACAGTAGAGTCACATGAGAGGAAAAGCCAAATATCagatagccactctggaaaagagtttggTAGTTGTTTCTTAAAGGATCAAACATGCAGCTATCaggtgacccagcaattgcactctgtgggcatttatcctagagaaataaaaagttatattcacatgaaaacctgtacatgaatgttctaAGCAGCTCATAgccccaaaatggaaacaactcagaTGTCCTTTGATGGGTGACTGGTTAAATTAAACCTGGTATGTCCACACCATGAGTTACTGGTCAGTGACAAATACAGTGAGTTATCAACATAGGCAACAATTTGGGGGGCATCtcaagggaattatgctgagtaaaagaagccaatttcAAAAGCCAGTTTCAATAGACTGTCTGATTCCATTTGTATCATTCTCAAAATATCCAAATGttagagatggaaaacagattcGTGGTTGCTAGGGCAAGGAACAGGGATGGTGGGTGAGGCTGTAAAGGGATGGTATGTGAGAGCCTCATGGTGATGGAATGgctctgtatcttgattgtggtggtggtggacaCACAAATCTACACATGGGCTAAGACTGCATAGAACCACATGCACGTACCtataaaactaatgaaatctgAAGAAGTTCTGTGGATTATACCAATGTCAATGTCTTAGACTGGATATGGTCCTGTGGTTACAATGACATTATCACTGAGAGAAACAAGGTGAAAGGTACACAGGACCTCCTGTACACTATTTTGCAACTTTCTGTGAATCTATCATTATTTCAAACTAAGAAGTAAAAACTACAATCAGAAATGAGACATTCTGGGCTTCATCTCCACCAGTCAGGTGATTGTCAAGCAGACACATAAGAAAAGATCAAGACCTCACTAATCCAAAGAGACACTGgtagtttatttctttaaaatttttttttaaatttaaattccattagccCTCTCTTCCTCGGCGCTGCCTGTGGAGGTGGCAGCCATCGATTGCTGGGCATCATGGTTGCCCTCAGACCTCTGGTGAAGCCCAAGATCAttaaaaagaggaccaagaagttCATCTGGCACCAGTCAGACCGATATGTCAAAATTAAGCACAACTGGTGGAAACGCAGAGGCATTGACAATAGGGTACACAGAAGATTCAAGGGCCAAATCTTGATGCCCAGCATTGGTTACaggagcaacaagaaaacaaagcacatgcTGCCCAGTGGCTTCCGGAAGTTCCTAGTCCACAACGTCAAGGAGCTTGAAGTGCTGCTGATGTGCAACAAGTCTTATTGTGCAGAGATTGCTCACAATGTATCCTCCAAGAACCGCAAAGCCATTGTGGAAagagcagcccagctggccaTCAGAGTCACCAATCCCAATGCCAGGCTGCGTAGcgaagaaaatgaagagacagcTTATGTGCGTGtcatatttgtgttaataaaaccataaaactacaaaaaaaaaataaattccattagccaacatatagtatgtcattagtttcaaatgtagtgttcaataagttatcagttgcatgtaacacctagtgctcatcacaccacATAGACAGTTTATTTCTTACAGTGACAGTGAAAAGGAGAACAAAGGGTGCCATTTCCTAAAGAGCCCTGTCCACCATGCCAGAAGGACAACATGGAGACAAAAGGGGCCAGATGACCGCAgcaggggatgtgggacagtcTCCTACCAGCTCCTCCCAGGCTCCCATCCCTGGACTGCCATCCCATCACAATCTGTCTTGCCAAGACTCAGACGAGCTGAGCCTCACATTTTGCCTGCATGGCCTATGTGGACCTGTGCAAGGTTGCTAGGGTACCATTTCAAAGCCCCTTTTCCACTGCTCTTTCAGAGTGGGCCTAGGCATCCAATAGTGTAAAAAGCCTCCCTGTCTTCCATCAGTAAGCTGGGATTGGAAGCCCAGGTCAAGCTCTGTAAACAGAGGGCCAGAGGTTTGCATTCTGACTCCGCCAGCGCCATGCCCTCAGGCAATTCAGTCTCTGATTGGACCTCCTCACCTATAAAAGTGGGGATGGCTAGCCCTTAAAAGGAAAGCCATTGATTGTAAGGTTAGGCACTTGCTCCTTGGGACATTCCTGTACTTGCTATTATGAGCACAACCTCTACCTTGCCAGAGAAGTTCTTAGGACAAGCAAAAGTCACCCTCAGTGAGCACAGGTGCCCGTGAGGCTTTCTCCCAGACAAAAGCAGGTTAATGACAAAGCATGAAGAGAAGGGGTGCTGTGGGCAGAACAGGGCACCTGCTAACATATGCCGCAGCTGTGTATCCATGCATAGACACTTCTAGAGCAATTCTTCTCTTAGACCAAGAGAGTCtttgcatacatacacacagacctAAAGGAAGAATATCATTGTCTTCACCTaaacatggaaacaaattaaaatgacatcCCAGATCCCAGGTTGTAAGCTTTCTCCTTCATTCAGtgaattcatttgttctttcattcattcaacccacaaacattttaaatatgcctCATAATTATTTGGTATTCTTTAATCAACTCTCAACTTTTCATTTGGAAGTGTATGCTCAGGCTTGAACTCTGGGCCATCCAGAAAGCCCCAAATACTTACTTGATATTAGTTATCAGGGCCTGAAATATACAGAAGTAATCAAGAGCACTAACAAGGCTGGGGGCTGGGTGAAGGAGAGCAGAGGACTAGACCTGGGATATCTAGGGAGGCCTGAGTCCTCCTAGTTGAACAGTAGCCTTTGTAGAAGACTCTCCAGAGCCTTTCCTATGTAACATGCACTGTGTATCCCCAGGATAGAGATGTAGCCATAGGAGTTTCCCAAACCCACCCCAACTCAGAGCATTTCATGACACCCTTGGAATGCTCTTTGGGAAATGCTGTCCGATGCCAACAACAAGATCTGTTGGAATAGGGAGGGTGACTCTGGGTGTCAGGAGAGGCTAGGCTCATGTCAAGAACAGACAGGTCAGGCAGCCAGCCAGGTGAAGGGCAAGGGACTGGTAAAGAAAGACAGAGGGTCAGTTAGGAAATTTTTATAGGATTTGGGACAAATGACCTAAAAATGACAGGGAGATATCCTGTCTATTTAGAGGAGGAGACTATTTCTTCCCCCTGAGGTCTGGGGGACTTGGGTACAAGGGTTAGAGAGAAAGCCTGGCTTAAAAGGGAGGTCAACTCAGGAAGAACCAGAAAAGGAGCGTAAATGTCACAGCTGTTAGAGACTGAGATCCTGGGAGAGAAGGGACAGCTCCAGGTTAGATGCAGAGAGTTCCTCAGCTGAGGAGCTTCTAGACAGCTCAGGTGGCATGAGGCCTGACTTCCCCTGACCAGAATCCTCCCTTCCTGGTAAACCTGTCTCCCAGGCAGTCCCACAAACGCGAACATCTGCCACCTAGTGGCAGAGAAAAATGCTGCACGACAGTGGATTTGCATACTGCAGATCTACATTTTCACAGATTTCACGTGGATAATGGAATCTTATTTAGTGCAAGGCATCTGCTGCATAATTATAGGTTGCTGATATGTTCCAGATGATAACATCAGTACATTTGGGAATAGGACTGCTTACTCCCAGAGCTTCACACTCCCGTTCATCCTTCTGTATTTAGGCCCTTGAATTCACAGGAACCTGAAAACTCTCAGGAGAGGGCAGGCTGGAGTCCATGTCCCAAGACCCCCCACCAATTCTGGGGTCCACTCAACGAGGCTGTCTAGTCTTTGTTGTCCTCCAGAGCCCCCCTGGGTGGTGAGTATATCTGCTTCTAATACATGTCTGAGTTAGGAAAAGGCCTACTTGGTGCTGGGCTCTTTCTCCATGAAAATTGCCCAATTATAGTTGAACTATCAAACTATATTTCCACTGTGGGATGCTAGGAGACTTGAAGGCCCTTCAAGTTTCTAGTTCCTAGGTTTTAGTCTCAGTTCTTTGCCAGTGTATTAGGAGCTGTTCTTTGTGGTTAACCACCAGGAGATGTGGCTCTTCTCTTTGGTTTTGCCACTGGTGAAAGCATAGTGTAAAATTCTAGTCAGTGAGGAGACTTGCTTCCTCACCTGCCTAGCTGGACCTCAGAGAAGTGCCTCCTATTCCAAATCCCCTTCACTGTGCCTTAACCaacaatatttcattcatttgttcatccatgCTTTTATTGCATGCCTACCAGGAGTGGGGTGCTGGAGAAAGGATAGAGGTCATGAGAAAGTACAAAAGCAGTTAGAACTATGGTGCTAGAAGTCACACTGGAAGTATGCCCAGTTATGGGGGCTTGGTGCAAATGTACCCAACTAGGCCTGGGTGACTATACAGGGTTCCCAAAGATTGACAGCCTAGATGACACTATAAAACATGAAGAGCAGCCAGGCACACAAAaagctggggaaggagagaaaagattgTCAAAGTCGGCTCTGGCCAGTTATCTACAGAGTTGAGAAAGAGTAAGAACTACTAGGGGCCTGATCTCATGGGTAGAGTCCAGAGGCTGACATGAGCAGCAGTCCTTATGTTCCCCTTGAAACTGTAGGCAAGTCTTAAGGTGGGTCTCAGGGAAGTCTAGAAACCTCACTTGAATGGCCCAAACTATTTAACGGCCTTGAACTTGAATGTATTTCTTAAGAATCTTTTGGTCTGGGAGTAATACAAGATTTGGTAGGACATTTGGGACTTCTCCAGAAAGACTGGGTTTCTGAAATGGAATGGAAATTTGGGAGGGTAGATAAATTGATGGCTTCTCTAGTACCAGGCTAGGTGGGTAAACCAAAGACACAGCCTTCTGGATGAACTAGGCAAAGGATATCTTTGCATATAAGAAATCTGCACATACAAGAGTCTGAAGTGGGGGTCAGAATGTTGGGTTTGGTGGCCTAGGAACTTGACTCCTAATAACGAGCTTCCtcccttaaatttcttttcttttcttttcttttcttttttttttaagattttattttagagacagagaacgtgcacaagcagagggagtggcagagggagaagcaaactctctgctgagtggggagtccaatgtggggctcaatcccagcaccctggaatcatgaattaagccaaaggcagacacttaactgactgagccacccaggcacccccctcccTTAAATTTCaatgacttattttttccattggttttggcttactcatttataaaaatatgaagatttggcctaaaaatatttttctaaaaaaagcaaacataaatttattctttcactggTGTAGGCTGGGTCAAGATCCCTGTGAAAGGGGAGAATCTTTGCCTTTTACAGCTTCTGGCAGCTGTAGGAGTTCTTTGGTTTGCAGAAGCAGCCCTTGAATCTCTCCCTATCTTCACATGGCTTTCCTCTCctctattttcctcttctatcTCTTATAAGAACACGTGTCATTTAACTggcttaaaaatcttaaagaacaatCCATGGAACAACTTGGAACAATCCATGATTGTGAATCAATGCCTTATCACTGTGTTCTTTTATCTGCaaatctttcccttcctccctccctcagagCAGCAGAAGATCTTGCCCAGGATACCATTGTCACACTCATCTGCTTCCTGCATGGTGTCTCTAACATCCATCACTTTGCTAAGAACATTCTGTAGTGAGCAGGGCAATGACAGC
It encodes:
- the LOC106557771 gene encoding 60S ribosomal protein L32-like gives rise to the protein MVALRPLVKPKIIKKRTKKFIWHQSDRYVKIKHNWWKRRGIDNRVHRRFKGQILMPSIGYRSNKKTKHMLPSGFRKFLVHNVKELEVLLMCNKSYCAEIAHNVSSKNRKAIVERAAQLAIRVTNPNARLRSEENEETAYVRVIFVLIKP